The following coding sequences lie in one Streptomyces venezuelae genomic window:
- a CDS encoding calcium-binding protein produces MRIRATVAALSGTLALSALAVPAATAVDGPSTPKLAVSVAKAAKVSNGANAGDTKITKITVNGGKDVVLGTTEKKKFTVAVTATDPEGIVAGSAFLWHGPDKDHADGVISPDNFEGKCVVVNATTSTCTVTVVADPKVDLFSNDAAGGGWKAFATVGTGGMGEATVEGAKTDLRVQRAARLTTNASPEPIKKGKTLTVTGALTRANWETSKYAGYTKQDVKLQYKKKGASSYTTLKTVKSDTKGNLKTTVKASADGYFRYVFAGTSTTPSVTSTADFVDVQ; encoded by the coding sequence ATGCGCATCCGTGCCACCGTGGCCGCACTGTCCGGCACCCTGGCCCTTTCCGCACTCGCCGTTCCGGCCGCGACGGCCGTCGACGGCCCTAGCACCCCGAAGCTCGCCGTCTCCGTCGCCAAGGCCGCCAAGGTCAGCAACGGCGCCAACGCCGGCGACACCAAGATCACCAAGATCACCGTCAATGGTGGCAAGGACGTCGTGCTGGGCACGACCGAAAAGAAGAAGTTCACCGTCGCCGTCACCGCGACGGACCCGGAGGGCATCGTCGCGGGCAGTGCCTTTCTCTGGCACGGTCCCGACAAGGACCACGCCGACGGCGTCATCTCGCCCGATAACTTCGAGGGCAAGTGCGTGGTCGTGAACGCGACCACCTCGACCTGCACCGTCACGGTCGTCGCCGACCCGAAGGTGGACCTCTTCTCGAACGACGCAGCCGGCGGCGGCTGGAAGGCCTTCGCCACCGTGGGCACCGGCGGCATGGGCGAGGCCACCGTTGAGGGAGCCAAGACGGACCTCCGCGTCCAGCGCGCCGCCCGCCTCACGACCAACGCTTCCCCTGAGCCCATCAAGAAGGGCAAGACCCTGACGGTCACCGGCGCCCTCACCCGAGCCAACTGGGAGACGTCGAAGTACGCCGGTTACACCAAGCAGGACGTCAAGCTCCAGTACAAGAAGAAGGGTGCCAGCAGCTACACCACCCTCAAGACGGTCAAGTCCGACACCAAGGGCAACCTGAAGACCACGGTGAAGGCGTCGGCCGACGGCTACTTCCGTTACGTCTTCGCCGGTACGTCGACGACCCCGTCGGTGACGTCGACCGCCGACTTCGTCGACGTCCAGTAG